From a single Canis aureus isolate CA01 chromosome 5, VMU_Caureus_v.1.0, whole genome shotgun sequence genomic region:
- the PRPF18 gene encoding pre-mRNA-splicing factor 18 isoform X3, with protein sequence MTLSRQEVIRRLRERGEPIRLFGETDYDAFQRLRKIEILTPEVNKGLRNDLKAALDKIDQQYLNELVGGQEPGEEDTQNDLKVHEENTTIEELEALGESLGKGDDHKDMDIITKFLKFLLGVWAKELNAREDYVKRSVQGKLNSATQKQTESYLRPLFRKLRKRNLPADIKESITDIIKFMLQREYVKANDAYLQMAIGNAPWPIGVTMVGIHARTGREKIFSKHVAHVLNDETQRKYIQGLKRLMTICQKHFPTDPSKCVEYNAL encoded by the exons ATGACTCTTTCCAGGCAAGAG GTTATCAGAagattgagagaaagaggagaaccCATCAGACTATTTGGAGAAACTGATTATGATGCTTTTCAACGTTTAAGAAAAATCGAGATCCTCACACCAGAAGTTAACAAG ggGTTGAGGAATGATCTGAAAGCAGCTCTGGATAAGATTGACCAGCAGTACCTCAATGAGCTTGTGGGGGGTCAGGAACCCGGAGAGGAAGACACacagaatgatttgaaagttcATGAAGAAAACACCACAATCGAAGAGTTAgag GCATTGGGTGAGTCTTTAGGAAAAGGCGATGATCATAAAGACATGGACATCATTACGAAGTTCCTTAAG TTCCTCCTGGGTGTTTGGGCTAAAGAGTTGAATGCCAGAGAAGATTATGTGAAGCGCAGTGTACAGGGCAAACTGAACAGTGCTACTCAAAAACAGACTGAATCCTATCTCAGACCTCTTTTCAGAAAGCTACGGAAAAGG aatctTCCTGCTGATATTAAAGAATCCATAACAGATATTATTAAATTCATGTTGCAGAGAGAATATGTGAAG gcTAATGATGCTTATCTTCAGATGGCCATTGGAAATGCCCCTTGGCCCATAGGTGTCACCATGGTTGGTATCCATGCCAGAACTGGTAGAGAAAAGATTTTTTCTAAGCATGTTGCACATGTTTTAAATGATGAAACACAGCGGAAATATATTCAG gGATTGAAGAGGTTAATGACCATTTGCCAGAAGCACTTTCCTACAGATCCATCAAAATGTGTGGAGTACAATGCACTGTGA
- the PRPF18 gene encoding pre-mRNA-splicing factor 18 isoform X2, which translates to MDVLKSEILRKRQLVEDRNLLVENKKYFKRSELAKKEEEAYFERCGYKIQPKEEDQKPLTSSNPVLELELAEEKLPMTLSRQEVIRRLRERGEPIRLFGETDYDAFQRLRKIEILTPEVNKGLRNDLKAALDKIDQQYLNELVGGQEPGEEDTQNDLKVHEENTTIEELEALGESLGKGDDHKDMDIITKFLKFLLGVWAKELNAREDYVKRSVQGKLNSATQKQTESYLRPLFRKLRKRNLPADIKESITDIIKFMLQREYVKANDAYLQMAIGNAPWPIGVTMVGIHARTGREKIFSKHVAHVLNDETQRKYIQGLKRLMTICQKHFPTDPSKCVEYNAL; encoded by the exons gaaaataaaaagtatttcaagCGTAGTGAACTTgcgaaaaaagaagaggaagcctATTTTGAAAGATGTGGCTACAAG ATACAGCCAAAAGAAGAGGACCAGAAACCATTAACTTCTTCGAATCCAGTGCTAGAACTTGAACTGGCAGAGGAAAAGTTACCCATGACTCTTTCCAGGCAAGAG GTTATCAGAagattgagagaaagaggagaaccCATCAGACTATTTGGAGAAACTGATTATGATGCTTTTCAACGTTTAAGAAAAATCGAGATCCTCACACCAGAAGTTAACAAG ggGTTGAGGAATGATCTGAAAGCAGCTCTGGATAAGATTGACCAGCAGTACCTCAATGAGCTTGTGGGGGGTCAGGAACCCGGAGAGGAAGACACacagaatgatttgaaagttcATGAAGAAAACACCACAATCGAAGAGTTAgag GCATTGGGTGAGTCTTTAGGAAAAGGCGATGATCATAAAGACATGGACATCATTACGAAGTTCCTTAAG TTCCTCCTGGGTGTTTGGGCTAAAGAGTTGAATGCCAGAGAAGATTATGTGAAGCGCAGTGTACAGGGCAAACTGAACAGTGCTACTCAAAAACAGACTGAATCCTATCTCAGACCTCTTTTCAGAAAGCTACGGAAAAGG aatctTCCTGCTGATATTAAAGAATCCATAACAGATATTATTAAATTCATGTTGCAGAGAGAATATGTGAAG gcTAATGATGCTTATCTTCAGATGGCCATTGGAAATGCCCCTTGGCCCATAGGTGTCACCATGGTTGGTATCCATGCCAGAACTGGTAGAGAAAAGATTTTTTCTAAGCATGTTGCACATGTTTTAAATGATGAAACACAGCGGAAATATATTCAG gGATTGAAGAGGTTAATGACCATTTGCCAGAAGCACTTTCCTACAGATCCATCAAAATGTGTGGAGTACAATGCACTGTGA
- the PRPF18 gene encoding pre-mRNA-splicing factor 18 isoform X1: MDVLKSEILRKRQLVEDRNLLVENKKYFKRSELAKKEEEAYFERCGYKPINEKPSGEIQPKEEDQKPLTSSNPVLELELAEEKLPMTLSRQEVIRRLRERGEPIRLFGETDYDAFQRLRKIEILTPEVNKGLRNDLKAALDKIDQQYLNELVGGQEPGEEDTQNDLKVHEENTTIEELEALGESLGKGDDHKDMDIITKFLKFLLGVWAKELNAREDYVKRSVQGKLNSATQKQTESYLRPLFRKLRKRNLPADIKESITDIIKFMLQREYVKANDAYLQMAIGNAPWPIGVTMVGIHARTGREKIFSKHVAHVLNDETQRKYIQGLKRLMTICQKHFPTDPSKCVEYNAL; the protein is encoded by the exons gaaaataaaaagtatttcaagCGTAGTGAACTTgcgaaaaaagaagaggaagcctATTTTGAAAGATGTGGCTACAAG CCTATAAATGAGAAGCCATCTGGAGAG ATACAGCCAAAAGAAGAGGACCAGAAACCATTAACTTCTTCGAATCCAGTGCTAGAACTTGAACTGGCAGAGGAAAAGTTACCCATGACTCTTTCCAGGCAAGAG GTTATCAGAagattgagagaaagaggagaaccCATCAGACTATTTGGAGAAACTGATTATGATGCTTTTCAACGTTTAAGAAAAATCGAGATCCTCACACCAGAAGTTAACAAG ggGTTGAGGAATGATCTGAAAGCAGCTCTGGATAAGATTGACCAGCAGTACCTCAATGAGCTTGTGGGGGGTCAGGAACCCGGAGAGGAAGACACacagaatgatttgaaagttcATGAAGAAAACACCACAATCGAAGAGTTAgag GCATTGGGTGAGTCTTTAGGAAAAGGCGATGATCATAAAGACATGGACATCATTACGAAGTTCCTTAAG TTCCTCCTGGGTGTTTGGGCTAAAGAGTTGAATGCCAGAGAAGATTATGTGAAGCGCAGTGTACAGGGCAAACTGAACAGTGCTACTCAAAAACAGACTGAATCCTATCTCAGACCTCTTTTCAGAAAGCTACGGAAAAGG aatctTCCTGCTGATATTAAAGAATCCATAACAGATATTATTAAATTCATGTTGCAGAGAGAATATGTGAAG gcTAATGATGCTTATCTTCAGATGGCCATTGGAAATGCCCCTTGGCCCATAGGTGTCACCATGGTTGGTATCCATGCCAGAACTGGTAGAGAAAAGATTTTTTCTAAGCATGTTGCACATGTTTTAAATGATGAAACACAGCGGAAATATATTCAG gGATTGAAGAGGTTAATGACCATTTGCCAGAAGCACTTTCCTACAGATCCATCAAAATGTGTGGAGTACAATGCACTGTGA